The Penaeus vannamei isolate JL-2024 chromosome 23, ASM4276789v1, whole genome shotgun sequence DNA window cacatgcatacacatatatgcatacacgcgcacacacttgtttatactcactctctcaatgtttatctacctatcgctctgtctctctctctctcttaaaaaaaaaaaaatatatatatatatgtgtgtgtgtgtgtgtacacacacacacacacacatacacacacacacacacacacacacacagatatatatatatatatatatatatatatatatatatatatatatatatatatatatattcatagttatgcatatgtgtatatgtgtatgcatatgtatatatctatttatctgtaatcTCTACctttctgcctatctctctcttttctctctctttctctctctctctctctctctctctctctctatatatatatatatatatatatatatatatatatatatatatatatatatatatatacatatatatatacatatatatatatatatatatatatatatatatatatatatatatatatatatatccatttatctatctatctatccatctgtctctctttctatacatacatacatacctatatatatatatatatatatatatatatatatatatatatatatatatatatatatatatatatatatggaagaaaaacccacaatgtacaaactagatttattgatgaaagtgagacaacagtttcggaatcgtcctcgattccatcttcgggtcgaggacgattccgaaactgttgtctcactttcatcaataaatctagtttgtacattgtgggtttttcttccatattatcaacacggtattgtgttttttcgttgtatatatatatatatatatatatatatatatatatatatatatatatatatatatatatatatatatatatatatatatatatatatatatatatatatatgtatataggtatgtatatgatgtatgcatatatgaatatctacataaGTACAGACATGTGTGCGTAGTCTACTGACCTCGTGGTGAGAACGGTAGTCGTCTCCTCACTGCTCTCACTGGAATTACATATCATAAATGCACATACGTGTTTCATAAAGgtgtacacatacttatatgtacacatagatgcATATTCATTCACCTTCCTACGTATTTATCAATATTacgtatattattatttatcattgagTATTACACCGTCGACTCAATATTACACCGTATTTATTACGTATCTATTAATATTacgtatattattattcattattgagtATTACACCGTCGACTCATCAACTGACCTCGAATCGCTGTCTGATTCTTCGGTCGATTCTTCGCTGCTCGATTTTTCGGTCGATTCCTCGCTGCTCGATTTTTCGGTCGATTCTTCGCTGCTCGATTTTTCGGTCGATTCCTTACTGTTCGACTCGCTGGAACCCCTGTACATACATAGAGTCCCTTGGTATTTGtattgatgggtagataggtgTATGTATGCTGAATGTGTCATTTCTTCACTATTAAAAAGAGATCGTAACAATGACtttactgatacacacacatacacacacacactcaaatacacttatacacacaaacacagacactcacatacacacacgcgcgcacacacacacacacacatataatatatatatatatatatatatgtatatgtatatatatatatatatacatatatatatatatgtatatgtatatatatatatatttatatatatatatatatatatatatatatatatatatatatatatatatatatatatatatatatatatatatatatatataagcatacacacagacacatacacacacatacactcacacacacacacacacacacacacacacacacacacacacacacacacacacacacacacacacacacacacacacacacacacacacatacatacatatacatccatatatatatatatatatatatatatatatatatatatatatatatatatatatatatataaaggcatatgtatgtatatatatatatatatatatatatacatatatatatatatatataaatgtatatatatatatatatatatatatatatatatatatatatatatatatatatattcatatatatatgatatatatattcatatgtatatgtatatgtatatatatatatatatatatatatatatatatatatatatatatatatatacatatatatatacacattatcctTTTATTCACCCTCATGCATATCTGCGTGCTGTGTATAAACGCACTTCTTCTTAACCTCCTGCAGAGCCTCAGGGAAGTTCCTCAGCGCCCCGGCACAGCATAATCCCAGCAATGAGAACACAAGAACCGTAACGAGTGTTTGCCTGTGAATGAGAGAACAAACGATCACATTTTGATACTTTTTGAATTAGAGAACAACCGATTACTTTTTTGATATTTCatggatgcattttttttttttttttttttttaagcactgTCGAGTGATGATGATACGGGGGAATCTAGATTTATGgggaaatgatatatatttagctCATGATCTCATAGATCACGAATTATCATGATTTAAATGACACTTTTCAGAAATAAATAGATCGGGAGAGATGATGttaaggacgtgtgtgtgtgtgtgtatgtatgtatatatttatatatatatatatatatatatatatatatatatatatatatatatatatatatatatatatatatatatatatacgtatatatgtatgtatatatatatatatatatatatatatatatacatatatatatatacatatatatatatatatatgtgtgtgtgtgtgtgtatgtatatataatacatatatatatatatatatatatatatatatataaatacatatatatatatgaatatataaatacatatatatatatatatatatatatatatatatatatatatattcatgtttatgtatatatctatatgtatctatatatacatatatataccttatatttatacatatatacatacatacatacatatatattgtatatatacactgtacatatacatatacatattatatatatatatatatatatatatatatatatatatatatatatatatatatacatataatatatatatatatatatatatatatatatatatatatatatatatatatatatatatatttgcatctatagAGTCTTCTCTTAAATAACGATCCTAAGAGTATGAATTATACAAAATATGCATTACCAATCATACTATTGAAATTCCTAATTAGGCTCCAGGATTGATGGAGAAATATGAATTTTACGCTACAGTCAAGCTGCATGACAGATAACATCCAATATTCGGCACTGAATatctaatgaaaaaaaagaaaaaaatataaaaaaaaactaaatttacgGTAAAAAGAAATATGAGGCAAAGTATGAAGATGTGTTAAGTCTCTTTACCTCATGATGCTTATTTACCAACACGAAGATTTCGGAGACCAATTCTCACACAATCTTTCCTCGAATGCAATGTCGATGTTGCAGACGCGTATATATACCCCTAAAAGCAGCTGCAAAATGCTGACTTGGTCAAACGTGATGGGATATTAGAACTAGCTTGTGCAAGCGAAATAATGATCGAAATacccttatttttttatatcacagcTGCGTCGAATGTGGTTTTGCTTAGGTATGTATTCCCCTGTGCTGTGAGTACGGATGGAATTAACAGTAAAAGATGGAGGTCTCTACACGTGCAGATTAAAAGGAAGACAGACAATAATGCTCTTTCGGTTACTCTGTCAAGTACATCTGTTTACTCTACTATCCTGATCGGTATTAGGAATACTAGTCTTAGTATTACTTCCGGTTGGGAATGTCATTGTATCACATTGTACCGTttaagtttataaaaaaaatcagttcGTTTGGTTCAATATAACAAAGCTGATATTAACTGATAGTTGATTACAAAGCAAAGATTTTGAAGTGTGTGCTAAAAATTAttgacaaagtttttttttttataaagatgtcAAAAGGAGGTTTGAGAATTGAATAGTTTTTAGATCCATTTATTTTTGGCTAATATAGACCACCAGTGACGTCTGGTGATTTTCCATCCTCGAGTTACAGCCAATTACTACCATTAATTAAAAGGAACCAAACCTGACCCAGATGCCTGTCAAATGAAAGAGTTAATGAGAGATGGTAATGAGAAGGTGAACGTGACTTCATAGTCAACGGATAGTAACGACGTAGTTTGTGAACGACGTTAAATTGGCTAAGAACTCAAAAATTTAATTAAGAGAAAAATCTAAATTCTAAAATCTAAGAACTCAAAAATTTAATTAAGAGGAAAATCTAAATTCTAAAATCCGATATCTAACGTTAGAGACTCAGGTCTTTGAAACGCTAAAGAAACTTGTGCAAAGTCGAGATGAAGATCGTGATGCAAGTCAAATTCCGTGTTGCACGAGAGAACCGGAGTTCCTGGATATTCCTGGTTCATATAAACCCTGACATGTCTGGTTATGCCTGGTTCGTACAAGCTTCTCATGTCTGGTTATCACTGGTTTATGCAAGCTTTAACTTTTCGCTTGGTTCACGCTAGCTAAGGTATGTCTGGTTTTGTGTAGTTTTTTACAAGCTTTGTTATGCCTGGCTGTACTAATTCGTAAAGGCTTTGACGCGTCTAGTTGTGTTTGGTTCATAAAGGTTCTGGTATATCTAGTAGTGTCTTGTTCATACAAGCTACGACATGTctgattgttattgttcataAAAAAACTTTGGCATGTATGGTTTCGCTTGGTTCGTGCTAGCTTTGGCATGTCTGGTAGTACCTGGTTCATAcgtttttttatgtctatttgtttctgAATCAAACAATTTGGTACAACTGGTCGCGCCTGGTTCTTAAAAGCTTTAAAATGCTCAATACGTTTAGTTCATGCTAACTTTCGTATGTCTGGTGGATCGTAGTTCATACAAATTTTGGCGTGTCTACTTGTTCCAGGTTCGAAAAAGCTTTGACATGTTTGACTGTGTCTTTATCATACAAACTTTGTTATATCAGGTTCATACTGGTTCATGAAAGCTTTGACAAGGCTGCTTATCAGGAACGTGAAAAAGCTTTGGCATATTTGGTAAGCCCTCAAAGCTTGGCCTTCATGGTAAGTACATGTATAGAATACGTGTTTGTGGAATTACAAAGTGTATTATGTGTTGTGGAAATTATTTGAATGTGTAAGGCTCGGGGACTTTTGACTGAGTATGCGACAggcaagaggagagagcagaggaaagagtgagatagaataaagagaaagaaatcattGATATATGTAGAAATAGGTGGGCAGaggaattaaaagaaatgaaagaatatatatatatatatatatatatatatatatatatatatatatatatatatatatatatatatatatatatatatatacatacacacatacatacacacacacacacatacacacacgcacacacacacacacacacacacacacacacccacacacccacacacacacaaacacacacacacacacacacacacacacacacacacacacatacacacacacatacacatacacatgcatatatatatatatatatatatatatatatatatatatatatatatagatatatataaatatatatatatatatatatatatatatatatatatatacatataagatcaGGAAATATAGAAGGGGAACTATGGGGAAATTATACACGCCCATGCATGTTCATAagattaaaatgattatgatgttgaacAGGGTGATGGTAAACAAGCGTGCGAGGCTATAAAAGTTTAGTTtaagaattggaaaaaaaactGTGGTCCTTGGCCTAGAGGGAAGAAAGTCAATTGACGCCTCGAAATAATGTACAGTTGTTATTTAGGTTCTTGGTTTCATTTAGAACATGTTTTCTGTCTACAATTGTACTCTGTGTACCTTGACCATCGAGTCTGCCTAatatgttattgtagttgtttgcTTCTTAGATAAGCACATTGTTACGAATATATTGTTTGTAAAGAGACAACAATAGTGTGGAGGATACTGTTACTGATCTATAACCATAGGGATACAACTATTCAGAAATTCTGATGTAAAGCCTAATTTCTCAAACCTTTAAAGGTGTCTAATGGCGAAGAATTAGTATTTAAGTGTAGAATACTGGCAACTCAGGTAGGGTTTTCGCTTTTAAGACATAcgtgaaaaatataatgatatgtagatatacattgcTCTAT harbors:
- the LOC113808629 gene encoding uncharacterized protein is translated as MRQTLVTVLVFSLLGLCCAGALRNFPEALQEVKKKGSSESNSKESTEKSSSEESTEKSSSEESTEKSSSEESTEESDSDSSESSEETTTVLTTSATTTEGATTPGETTTPGEATTPGETTTPGGSTTPGEATTPGETTTPGRTTTSVPESTSTP